From the Mycoplasmatota bacterium genome, one window contains:
- a CDS encoding glycogen/starch/alpha-glucan phosphorylase, giving the protein MFSDKKTFTEAYTKRVEYVYGKRFNETTDQQKYVVLAMMVKDYISQNWIETNEVIKKQQLKQVYYFSMEFLMGRLLTNNLMNLGLYSIVDESLKSLGLDINDIESKESDIGLGNGGLGRLAACFLDSIASLSYPGHGNCIRYKSGFFQQKFINGNQVELPDHWLEDDFVWEVRKENESVMVPFYGVINRTETDEISHDEATYVKAVPYDVPIVGHNTKTVNSLTIWSAEPGNEYPEGVDVYEYEHSVRKISECLYPDDSTDEGKVLRLKQQYFFVCAGLRRIINKHKEMYHTLDNFHEKVTLHINDTHPTLLIPELMRVLMDEENMTWEKAWQITNNTCAYTNHTIMAEASEKWPIRLFQPLLPRIYEIITVINNNFNQDLINKYGVDHPKVNSLAIINNKLIYMAHLCIVGSFSVNGVAALHTKLLKEVEMKDFNEVYPNKFNNKTNGITHRRWAYHCNPQLTEFLNKYVGKEWINDINRLKQLNELVNDVEVKKAFFEVKQARKKILADYIQQNEGIKLDINSIFDIQVKRLHEYKRQLMNALHIMYLYNKLKEDKEFYQSFYPQTFIFGAKAAGSYHIAKKVIKLINTIADMVNNDLDVNEKLKVVFVENYNVSYAELLFPAANISEQISTASKEASGTGNMKFMMNGALTLGTLDGANIEIVDLAGIENAFIFGLTAEEVNSYYQNKNYRSRDIYENDPEIKRLLDQLVNGFFKDVNIDEFKDIYDNLLDQGDHFFVLKDFKAYVKAQQKANTTYKNQDDWLEMVLKNIANSSFFSSDRTITQYADEIWNLDKMNF; this is encoded by the coding sequence ATCTTTAGTGACAAAAAAACATTTACTGAAGCCTATACAAAACGTGTAGAGTATGTATATGGAAAAAGATTTAATGAGACCACAGATCAACAAAAGTATGTTGTGTTAGCAATGATGGTAAAAGATTATATTAGTCAAAATTGGATTGAAACAAATGAAGTCATCAAAAAACAACAACTAAAACAAGTATATTATTTCTCAATGGAATTTTTAATGGGAAGATTATTAACCAATAATTTAATGAATCTTGGATTGTATTCCATTGTTGATGAATCGTTAAAAAGTTTAGGATTAGACATAAATGATATAGAAAGTAAGGAAAGTGATATTGGATTAGGAAATGGTGGTTTAGGAAGATTAGCAGCCTGTTTTCTAGATTCAATCGCATCCTTGTCCTATCCAGGCCATGGTAATTGTATACGATATAAATCTGGTTTCTTTCAACAAAAATTTATAAATGGTAACCAAGTAGAATTACCTGATCATTGGTTAGAAGATGATTTTGTGTGGGAAGTTCGTAAAGAGAATGAATCGGTAATGGTTCCTTTCTATGGTGTTATAAATAGAACAGAAACTGATGAAATAAGCCATGATGAAGCAACTTATGTAAAAGCAGTTCCTTATGATGTGCCAATCGTTGGTCATAATACCAAAACAGTAAATTCATTAACGATTTGGTCAGCTGAACCAGGTAATGAGTATCCTGAAGGTGTAGATGTTTATGAATATGAGCATAGTGTTCGTAAAATATCAGAGTGTTTATACCCTGATGATTCAACAGATGAAGGAAAAGTTTTAAGATTAAAACAACAATATTTCTTTGTCTGTGCAGGACTACGCCGTATTATCAATAAACATAAAGAAATGTATCATACATTAGATAATTTCCATGAAAAAGTAACCTTACATATTAATGATACGCATCCAACATTACTTATCCCTGAGTTAATGCGAGTATTAATGGATGAAGAAAATATGACATGGGAAAAAGCTTGGCAGATTACTAATAATACTTGTGCTTACACCAATCATACGATTATGGCTGAGGCATCAGAAAAATGGCCAATTCGTTTATTCCAACCTTTATTACCACGAATTTATGAAATTATTACTGTTATTAATAATAATTTTAATCAAGATTTAATCAATAAATATGGTGTTGACCATCCTAAAGTAAATTCATTGGCGATTATAAATAATAAACTAATCTATATGGCTCATCTTTGTATCGTAGGTTCTTTTAGCGTGAATGGGGTTGCAGCACTTCATACTAAATTACTAAAAGAAGTAGAAATGAAAGACTTTAATGAAGTATATCCAAATAAATTTAATAATAAAACAAATGGGATAACGCATAGACGTTGGGCGTATCATTGTAATCCACAACTAACAGAATTTTTAAATAAATATGTTGGAAAAGAATGGATTAATGATATAAATCGCTTAAAACAATTAAATGAATTAGTTAATGATGTGGAAGTTAAAAAAGCTTTCTTTGAAGTAAAACAAGCCCGTAAAAAGATTTTAGCTGATTATATTCAACAAAATGAAGGAATTAAATTAGACATCAATTCTATTTTTGATATTCAAGTGAAGAGACTACATGAGTATAAACGTCAACTGATGAATGCCCTACATATCATGTATTTATACAATAAGTTAAAAGAAGATAAAGAATTCTATCAATCATTCTATCCGCAAACCTTTATATTTGGGGCAAAAGCTGCTGGTAGTTATCATATAGCGAAAAAAGTGATTAAGTTAATTAATACAATCGCAGATATGGTAAATAATGATTTAGACGTCAATGAAAAGTTAAAAGTTGTATTTGTGGAAAACTATAATGTATCTTATGCTGAACTCTTATTCCCTGCAGCGAATATTTCTGAACAAATATCAACAGCTTCTAAGGAAGCATCAGGAACAGGTAACATGAAATTCATGATGAATGGTGCCCTAACACTTGGAACTTTAGATGGTGCTAATATAGAAATTGTTGACTTAGCGGGAATAGAAAATGCATTTATTTTTGGATTAACTGCTGAAGAAGTTAATAGTTATTATCAAAATAAGAACTATCGTTCAAGAGATATTTATGAAAACGATCCAGAGATTAAACGACTATTAGATCAATTAGTTAATGGTTTCTTTAAGGATGTAAATATAGATGAATTTAAAGATATTTATGATAACTTATTAGACCAAGGTGATCACTTCTTTGTTTTAAAAGATTTTAAAGCTTATGTCAAAGCACAACAAAAAGCGAATACTACCTATAAGAATCAAGATGATTGGCTTGAGATGGTACTTAAAAATATCGCAAACTCATCATTTTTCTCAAGTGATCGCACGATTACACAATATGCAGATGAAATTTGGAACTTAGATAAAATGAATTTTTAA
- a CDS encoding alpha-amylase gives MMTYLKNGQSTNKLIELMNRLKEKRTSPILDYTIPDLWNVWNYSGKEMVRSDSGELTVNPYNFYYEVINSYIIPKKVESYDYSKPFHQMKNKVLSNKTDYLGGDWIKKSVVYSMMIRTSTAWDHDRSGDLESENKFGLKDTGTFVKTLALLPLLKKMGVDVVYMLPIFKSSTKNKKGELGSPYGVSNYYELDPNLKDPMTGSNFSIIDEFQAFVEACHILDMKVMIDIIPRTNAIENELMIDHPEWFYWIKSSEYNNYSSPKIDSIENTASPEPKLISEIYQSERVWNHIRKFSYDPKTINPDKYQRLLDEYKENPNICFSDLIKREYEIQIAPAFSDHINDSQPPWSDITFFRMYEDHPTLSQKELNKYLKDKEEIPPYILFDTIKNNLYQGNKPNKALWEMLSGIIPFYQNHFGIDGARIDMGHALSSDLLNLIISKAREIDPHFCFIAEELNHGNASKARELGYNMIIGSGFWHEPRFKERHLHRFMEQTHKLACPIFACGETHDTPRLSARPGGQNLSNMLTLLNMFVPNAVPFINSGQEIFEVQPMNTGIDARENEQYQLEINDPYYGKLALFDKYAFHYLNNNRWVIPKQLERISKIRKQYLSTITDINQYEPTIFEDKAIDCIGFSYVDKQVKENVLMIIANTNPTNETEATVVLDKLSNRALTPEVLFSQFELSEESIGFKNDHLNLILKPGEVIILKL, from the coding sequence ATGATGACGTATTTAAAAAATGGACAATCAACAAATAAATTAATTGAACTAATGAATCGATTAAAAGAGAAAAGAACTTCCCCTATATTAGACTATACGATTCCTGATTTATGGAACGTATGGAACTATTCTGGTAAAGAAATGGTTAGGTCTGATAGTGGTGAATTAACCGTCAATCCTTATAATTTTTACTATGAAGTAATAAATTCTTATATTATACCAAAAAAGGTTGAAAGTTATGATTATTCAAAACCATTTCATCAAATGAAAAATAAGGTATTATCAAATAAAACGGATTATTTAGGAGGAGATTGGATAAAGAAAAGTGTTGTTTATTCAATGATGATTCGTACCTCAACAGCATGGGATCATGATAGAAGTGGTGATTTAGAAAGTGAAAATAAATTTGGGTTAAAGGATACTGGAACTTTTGTGAAAACTTTAGCGCTTCTTCCATTACTAAAAAAAATGGGTGTTGATGTTGTTTATATGTTACCCATCTTTAAATCTTCAACTAAAAATAAAAAAGGCGAGTTAGGTTCACCTTATGGTGTATCTAATTATTATGAATTAGATCCTAATCTAAAAGATCCAATGACTGGTTCCAACTTCTCAATAATAGATGAATTTCAAGCCTTTGTAGAGGCATGTCATATATTAGATATGAAAGTCATGATTGATATTATCCCAAGAACAAACGCTATTGAAAATGAGTTAATGATTGACCATCCTGAATGGTTTTATTGGATTAAAAGTAGTGAATATAATAATTATTCTTCACCAAAGATTGATTCAATAGAGAATACTGCCTCTCCTGAGCCAAAATTAATTAGTGAGATTTATCAATCAGAAAGGGTTTGGAATCATATAAGAAAATTTTCATATGATCCTAAAACTATTAACCCTGATAAATATCAAAGGTTATTGGATGAATATAAAGAGAATCCTAATATTTGTTTTTCAGACTTAATTAAACGTGAGTATGAAATACAAATTGCCCCAGCTTTTTCAGATCATATTAATGATTCTCAACCACCATGGTCGGATATTACCTTTTTTAGAATGTATGAAGACCACCCAACTTTATCTCAAAAAGAATTAAATAAATATCTAAAAGATAAGGAAGAAATTCCACCTTACATCTTATTTGATACAATTAAAAATAATCTTTATCAAGGAAATAAACCAAATAAAGCATTGTGGGAGATGTTATCAGGGATTATTCCTTTTTACCAAAATCATTTTGGGATTGATGGTGCTAGAATCGATATGGGACATGCACTTTCAAGTGATTTATTGAATTTAATTATCTCTAAAGCACGAGAAATTGATCCGCATTTTTGTTTTATCGCTGAAGAATTAAATCATGGAAATGCTAGTAAAGCGAGAGAATTAGGTTATAACATGATTATTGGTTCTGGTTTTTGGCATGAACCTCGTTTTAAAGAACGACATTTACATCGATTTATGGAACAAACCCATAAACTTGCTTGCCCAATTTTCGCTTGTGGTGAAACCCACGATACCCCCCGTTTATCAGCGCGACCAGGCGGACAAAACTTATCAAATATGTTAACGCTTTTAAATATGTTTGTACCGAATGCTGTTCCTTTTATCAATTCTGGACAAGAAATATTTGAAGTACAACCAATGAATACCGGAATAGATGCTCGGGAAAACGAACAGTATCAACTGGAAATTAATGACCCTTACTATGGAAAACTAGCCTTATTTGATAAATACGCTTTTCATTATTTAAATAATAATAGATGGGTTATACCTAAACAATTAGAACGTATTTCAAAAATTAGAAAACAATATCTATCTACAATCACAGATATCAATCAATATGAACCAACCATTTTTGAAGATAAAGCAATCGATTGTATTGGTTTTTCCTATGTTGATAAACAAGTTAAAGAGAATGTTTTAATGATAATAGCTAATACAAATCCAACGAATGAAACAGAGGCTACAGTAGTATTAGACAAATTAAGTAATAGGGCTTTAACACCAGAAGTTCTGTTTTCACAATTTGAACTAAGTGAAGAATCTATAGGGTTTAAAAACGATCATCTAAACTTGATCTTAAAACCTGGTGAAGTTATCATACTTAAGTTATAA
- the pulA gene encoding type I pullulanase, whose protein sequence is MKKIVTLFILMITLTFTVLFGNKIIVNAADDLKIIVHYHRFDNNYQNWDLWIWQNQPTPKDGKEFEFTSEDEFGKVAEISISEIADYDALNPSTKVGFIIREGSWDAGREPGGDRFIDLSNPDENNEVHVYIITNDETVYTDRASADVSPQFSSASFSSFTTINFTTTEAVINSLQFQESIYVLENGLEMDITNVKINADNKSGSLTLKDTISFENDYLIGSCNFSKDLLIVKSKLFDSDDFSNRYVYDGDDLGAIYTQNATKFKVWAPTASKVEVVLYDTGDYRNGLITDTFEPTDLKDVLEMNRSEKGTWSLKVNEDLNGVYYTYKVTFGTRSVEAVDPYAKAVGVNGHRGMVVDLEGTNPERWLEDKPEFINYNDAIIYELHIRDLSIHSSSNIQNKGKYLGLIESGTKYKSTKTGLDHLKDLGITHLHLLPSFDHRSIDETNLDTPQFNWGYDPLNFNVPEGSYSSDPTLGEVRVNEFKQMVQGLHDNDIRVVMDVVYNHLGDAASSSFEKIVPGYYFRYDNNGGYTNGSGVGNETASDREMFRKFMIDSLKYWATEYNIDGFRFDLMAVHDIETMNLIREALNEIDPTILIYGEGWTGGSTPLPESEQALRTNVSKMPGIAVFNDITRDGTKGSVWSDTDKGFIQGSGHVQDVMFGIVGGIEHPDTNKYWALSPNQIVNYVEAHDNLTLWNKLALSAPDVSENARINMDKQAAAIVLTSQGIPFLHAGQDFLRSKVSGGTFEHNSYNAPDKVNQLRWDYKDENYQVYDYYKGLINLRKNHPAFKMGNAEEINEKLRFFDTGVDQVIGYTINGAKGEVWDKIVILFNGNTSGKRYVNLPEEGTYNIVVDLARAGTETIRTISGSGIELRANESIVMYMTDDATTPDITDEKTDISKIMIGVSIGVILLAGAGVSYIYFKKKS, encoded by the coding sequence ATGAAAAAAATAGTTACTTTATTTATATTAATGATCACTCTAACATTTACTGTACTTTTTGGAAATAAAATCATAGTAAATGCAGCCGATGACTTGAAAATAATCGTTCACTACCATCGTTTTGATAATAATTATCAAAATTGGGACTTATGGATATGGCAAAATCAACCAACACCAAAAGATGGTAAAGAATTTGAATTCACAAGTGAAGATGAATTTGGAAAGGTTGCAGAAATTAGTATATCTGAGATAGCAGACTATGATGCACTCAATCCATCAACGAAAGTTGGATTTATAATCCGTGAAGGCTCATGGGATGCAGGACGAGAACCAGGTGGAGATCGTTTTATCGATTTATCCAATCCTGATGAAAATAACGAAGTTCATGTGTACATCATCACAAATGATGAAACAGTTTATACAGATCGGGCTTCAGCTGATGTTTCTCCACAATTTTCTTCTGCTTCATTTTCTTCATTTACTACCATTAACTTTACCACAACAGAAGCAGTTATAAATTCACTTCAATTTCAAGAATCAATTTATGTATTAGAAAATGGTTTAGAAATGGATATTACCAATGTAAAGATAAACGCAGATAATAAAAGTGGAAGTTTAACATTAAAAGATACGATTTCTTTTGAAAATGATTATCTAATTGGTTCATGTAATTTTTCTAAAGATTTGTTGATTGTTAAATCAAAATTATTTGATAGTGATGATTTTTCTAATAGATATGTTTATGATGGTGATGATTTAGGTGCAATATATACACAAAATGCCACAAAGTTTAAGGTATGGGCACCGACAGCATCAAAAGTAGAAGTCGTTTTATATGATACAGGTGATTATCGTAATGGACTCATTACAGATACATTTGAACCTACTGATTTAAAAGATGTTTTAGAGATGAATCGTTCTGAAAAAGGAACTTGGTCTCTTAAGGTTAATGAAGATTTAAATGGTGTGTATTATACTTATAAAGTCACTTTTGGGACAAGATCAGTAGAAGCCGTCGACCCATATGCCAAAGCAGTTGGTGTCAATGGGCATAGGGGAATGGTTGTTGACCTTGAAGGGACTAACCCAGAACGATGGTTAGAAGATAAACCAGAATTTATAAATTATAATGATGCAATTATTTATGAATTACATATAAGAGACTTATCTATTCATAGTAGTAGTAATATTCAGAATAAAGGAAAATACTTAGGACTCATTGAATCAGGTACCAAGTATAAATCTACTAAAACAGGTCTTGATCACTTAAAAGACTTAGGGATAACCCATTTACATCTTTTACCAAGCTTTGATCATCGATCTATTGATGAAACTAATTTAGACACACCACAGTTTAACTGGGGATATGATCCATTAAACTTTAATGTACCAGAAGGTTCTTATTCATCTGACCCAACATTAGGTGAAGTAAGAGTCAATGAATTTAAACAAATGGTTCAAGGATTACATGATAATGATATTCGAGTGGTTATGGATGTTGTTTATAACCATTTAGGTGATGCCGCTTCATCTAGTTTTGAAAAGATTGTTCCAGGTTATTATTTCCGTTATGATAATAACGGTGGTTATACGAATGGTTCAGGAGTTGGCAATGAAACAGCATCAGATCGTGAGATGTTCCGTAAATTTATGATTGATTCTTTGAAATATTGGGCTACAGAATATAATATAGATGGCTTTAGATTTGATTTAATGGCAGTACATGATATCGAAACGATGAATTTAATTCGTGAAGCATTAAATGAAATTGACCCAACGATTTTAATTTATGGAGAAGGGTGGACAGGCGGTAGTACACCACTTCCTGAGAGTGAGCAGGCATTAAGAACAAATGTATCAAAAATGCCAGGAATCGCTGTATTTAATGATATTACTCGTGATGGAACTAAGGGGTCAGTATGGTCAGATACTGATAAGGGATTTATTCAAGGTTCCGGTCATGTTCAGGATGTCATGTTTGGTATAGTGGGTGGTATTGAGCATCCTGATACGAATAAATATTGGGCTTTAAGTCCTAATCAAATTGTTAACTATGTTGAAGCACATGATAATCTCACTCTATGGAATAAATTGGCTTTATCAGCCCCTGATGTCTCTGAAAATGCTCGAATAAATATGGATAAACAAGCAGCAGCAATTGTTTTGACAAGTCAAGGGATTCCATTCTTACATGCTGGTCAAGATTTCTTAAGATCTAAAGTATCTGGCGGTACCTTTGAACATAATAGTTATAATGCTCCTGATAAAGTAAACCAACTTAGATGGGATTATAAAGATGAAAATTATCAAGTATATGACTATTATAAAGGGTTAATCAATTTAAGAAAGAATCATCCTGCTTTTAAAATGGGTAATGCTGAAGAAATAAACGAGAAATTAAGATTTTTTGATACAGGTGTAGACCAAGTCATTGGATATACTATTAATGGGGCAAAAGGAGAAGTGTGGGATAAGATTGTTATATTATTCAATGGAAATACTTCTGGAAAACGTTATGTCAATTTACCTGAAGAGGGTACTTATAATATTGTCGTTGACCTAGCAAGAGCGGGAACAGAAACGATAAGAACAATATCTGGTAGTGGAATTGAACTTCGCGCTAACGAATCGATTGTTATGTATATGACAGATGATGCAACAACACCTGACATAACAGACGAAAAGACGGATATATCAAAAATTATGATTGGTGTATCAATTGGTGTGATTTTACTAGCAGGTGCAGGTGTATCCTATATCTATTTTAAAAAGAAAAGTTAA